In the Phaseolus vulgaris cultivar G19833 chromosome 7, P. vulgaris v2.0, whole genome shotgun sequence genome, one interval contains:
- the LOC137829763 gene encoding protein SPIRRIG, translating into MFKGSKGKTMKWVTLLKDFKEKVGLTQSPSSAAPSASPPPSSSRDNNVFSASQSSSSSSPTRDKHELELDFKRFWEEFRSSSSEKEKEAALNLSIDAFCRLVKQHANVAQLVTMLVETHIFSFVVGRAFVTDIEKLKISSKTRSLDAAQVLKFFSEVTKDGISPGANLLTSVEILVSGPIDKQSLLDSGIFCCLIQALNALLDPDVTIQRSNSAIDREENLILQKDFDEVGKNRRLEVEGSVVHVMKALASHPSAAQSLIEDDSLQLLFQMVAKGSLIVFSRYKAGLVPLHSIQLHRHAMQILGLLLVNDYGSTAKYIRKHHLIKVLLLAVKDFDPDCGDAAYTVGIVDLLLKCVELSYRAEAASVRLREDMHNGHGYQFLVQFALTLSNMTKNQGFQSAHSDTFDEQNIASDGSQNSREQNSNEQEQSSGQYLSPTLSRLLDVLVSLAQTGPNESPRAYVGKGSKSTQNKGGGHSKSRTLSSDWLGDEPWEKENDKIKDLEAVQMLQDILLKANSWKLQAEVLNRLFKLFSGHIENYSLCQQLRTVPLLILNMAGFPSHLQEIILKILEYAVTVVNCVPEQELLSLCCLLQQPITSALKQTILSFFVKLLSFDQQYKKVLREVGVLEVMLDDLKQHRILAPDQQTVNAEQLERKNSSNNFKKHMDNKDVIITSPKLMESGSGKFPIFDVEGTIAIAWDCMVSLLKKAEANQASFRSASGVNVILPFLVSDVHRSGVLRILSCLIIEDTSQAHPDELGVLIEILKSGMVTGASGSQYRLSLDAKCDTMGALWRILGVNNSAQKVFGEATGFSLLLTTLHGFQSDGEDSDQSSLNVYIKVFTYLLRVVTAGVSDNAVNRMKLHTIISSQTFFDLLSESGLLCVEHEKQVIQLMLELGLEIVIPPFLTSEGLTKSNAIENESSHNLLSTPSGPVNPDKERVYNASAVRVLIRSLLLLTPMVQLKLLDLIEKLARAGPFNQESLTSIGCVELLLDTIHPFLLGSSSLLTYALKIVEVLGSYRLSASELRMLIRYVLQMRMKNSGHIIVEIIEKLILMEDMTSENISMAPFVEMDMSKIGHAAIQVSLGERSWPPAAGYSFVCWFQFRNFLKSQSKDTDVSKFASSKKRSGSSGLHERHILRFFSVGATNNDTATYAELYLQEDGVLTLATSNSSFLSISGLELEEGRWHHLAVIHSKPNALAGLFQASFAYVYLNGKLRHTGKLGYSPCPPGKQLQVTIGTSVGNARVSDLTWKLRSCYLFEEVLTPGCICFMYILGRGYRGLFQDTDLLQFVPNQACGGGSMAILDSLDADLTLAANGGQRQDSTSKQGDLKADGSGIVWDLERLGNLSLQLSGKKLIFAFDGTTTEFIRSSGSFSMLNLVDPMSAAASPIGGIPRLGRLCGDIYICKQGVIGETIRPIGGMELVLALVEAAETRDMLHMALTLLACALHQNTQNLKDMQTYRGYHLLTLFLRRRMSLFDMQSLEIFFQIAACEASFSEPKKLETIQTILSPASSLLETGLEDNFLSKFSDENSSVGSPGDMDDFSAQKDSFSHISELENTDVAAETSNCIVLSNADMVEHVLLDWTLWVTASVSIQIALLGFLENLVSMHWYRNHNLTILRRINLVQHLLVTLQRGDVEVPVLEKLVVLLGVILEDGFLSSELENVVRFVIMTFDPPGLVPQRPIMRESMGKHVIVRNMLLEMFIDLQVTIRSEELLELWHKVVSSKLITYFLDEAVHPTSMRWVMTLLGVCLTSSPTFAIKFRTGGGYQGLVRVLPSFYDSPDIYYILFCLIFGKPVYPRLPEVRMLDFHALMPNDGSFTELKFVELLDSVIAMAKTTFDRVSMQAMRAHQTGNLSQVGASLVAELVEGNSDMAGELQGEALMHKTYAARLMGGEASAPAAATAVLRFMVDLAKMCPPFTAVCRRAEFLESCIDLYFSCVRAAHAVKMAKELSAVTEEKTLNDCDDTCSSQNTFSSLPLDQDQSIKTSISVGSFPQGQVSSSSDDMIAPPNSMAGERSQNNIPVSELESNKSVREDIQTVQSLDGDNADLASVASSAHEFSFHSIKGNLDILQPTDSQSSASFVALDSPVFSEKSSSRIPHTPSSAPVVALTSWLGSASHNEAKSPLTATPSFDSSMSATEFDLSSNQKSSSQGPSSANAHFTVTSKLLLDTDDSGYGGGPCSAGATAVLDFIAEVLSDFVTEQIKASQLIENILESVHLHVDGESVLVFQGLCLSRFINFLERRLLRDDEEDEEKLDKIRWSTNLDALCGMIVDRVYMGAFPQPSGVLKTLEFLLSMLQLANKDGRIEEAAPIEKRLLSISRGSKQLEAYVHSILRNTNRMILYCFLPSFLVNIGEDDLLLRLGLLNEPKKRLSSTSSQDETGIDIGTVLQLLVAHKRIIFCPSNNDTDINRCLCVNLISLLHDRRQNVLNISIDVFKYLLVHRRAALEDFLVYRSNQGQQLDVLHGGFDKLLTRSLSEFFEWYQNVEQVVNKVLEQCAGMMWAQHIAGSAKIPGAKIKGMEGRRKKEMARKSREAAKLDLRHWEQVNEQRYALDLVRDAMSTELRVVRQDKYGWILHAESEWQCHLQQLVHERGIFPLSKSFFTEEPECQLCPIEGPYRMRKKLECCKLKIDTIQNILDGQFELEKAEFSKGKIENGHDASDSKPYFQLLTDDSKHNGSECEQFDEPFFDKLDSVKDSVYDKNEWNDDKASSINEASLHSALEHGAKSSAISIPIEGRSDMGSPRQSSLMRIDDVKIADDKSDKELHDNGEYLIRPFLEPFEKIRFKYNCERVMGLDKHDGIFLIGEFCLYVIENFYIDDSGCFCEKEYEDELSVIDQALGVKKDFSGSVDFQSKSTLSWNTPVKSLVGGRAWAYSGGAWGKEKVHTSGNLPHPWRMWKFDSVHEILKRDYQLRPVAIEIFSMDGCNDLLVFHKKEREEVFKNLVALNLPRNSMLDTTISGSSKQESNEGGRLFKIMAKSFSKRWQSGEISNFQYLMHLNTLAGRGYSDLTQYPVFPWVLADYESENLDLSNPKTFRRLDKPMGCQTPEGEDEFRKRYESWDDPEVPKFHYGSHYSSAGIVLFYLLRLPPFSTENQKLQGGQFDHADRLFNSIRDTWLSAAGKGNTSDVKELIPEFFYMPEFLENRFDLDLGEKQSGEKVGDVILPPWAKGSTREFISKHREALESDYVSENLHHWMDLIFGYKQRGKAAEESVNVFYHYTYEGSVDIDSVTDPAMKASILAQINHFGQTPKQLFLKPHVKRRTDRKLPPHPLKHSSHLAAHEIRKSSSPITQIVTLHDKILMAGTNNLLKPRTYTKYVAWGFPDRSLRFMSYEQDKLLSTHENLHGGNQIHCVSASHDGQILVTGADDGLVNVWRVSKFGPRALRRLKLEKALCGHTAKITCLQVSQPYMLIVSGSDDCTVIIWDLSSMAFVRQLPEFPAPVSAIFVNDLTGEIVTAAGILLAVWSINGDCLALIKTSQLPSDSILSVTSSTFSDWLDIKWYATGHQSGAVKVWQMVHCSNPDSSLSKSGFGGAGVLNLGGTEPEYKLILRKVLKFHKHPVTALHLTTDLKQLLSGDSGGHLLSWTLPEESLRGSFNRG; encoded by the exons ATGTTTAAAGGATCGAAAGGGAAAACGATGAAATGGGTTACATTGCTTAAGGACTTCAAAGAGAAGGTTGGCCTCACTCAATCGCCATCCTCTGCTGCTCCTTCTGCTTCTCCTCCCCCCTCTTCTTCCCGCGACAACAATGTCTTTTCAGCTTCGCAatcctcttcttcttcgtccCCTACCAG GGACAAACATGAACTGGAATTGGACTTCAAGAGATTCTGGGAAGAGTTTCGGTCATCCAGCTCTGAGAAG GAAAAAGAAGCGGCCTTGAATTTGAGCATAGATGCCTTTTGTAGATTAGTGAAGCAGCATGCTAATGTAGCTCAGTTAGTTACAAT GTTAGTTGAAACCCATATATTCTCATTTGTTGTGGGGAGAGCATTTGTGACGGACATAGAGAAGTTAAAAATCAGCAGTAAAACAAGATCTTTGGATGCTGCTCAAGTTTTAAAGTTTTTCTCAGAAGTCACAAAG GATGGAATCAGTCCAGGGGCAAATTTATTAACTTCAGTGGAAATCCTTGTTTCTGGG ccTATTGACAAGCAATCTCTACTTGACTCTGGGATATTTTGCTGTCTCATTCAAGCTCTGAATGCCCTTCTCGATCCTGATGTAACCATTCAAAGGTCAAATAGTGCTATCGATCGGGAAGAAAACCTCATATTACAAAAAGATTTTGATGAAGTTGGGAAAAACCGCCGACTTGAG GTAGAAGGAAGTGTTGTGCATGTCATGAAAGCTCTAGCAAGTCATCCATCAGCAGCACAGAGTTTGATAGAAGATGATTCACTTCAGTTGCTTTTTCAAATGGTTGCCAAGGGATCTTTGATTGTTTTCTCTCGTTATAAGGCAGGACTTGTTCCATTGCACAGCATACAACTTCACAGACATGCTATGCAG ATACTTGGTCTTCTTTTGGTAAATGACTATGGAAGCACGGCTAAATACATCCGCAAGCATCATTTG ATAAAAGTTCTTTTATTGGCTGTGAAAGATTTTGATCCTGATTGTGGAGATGCTGCATATACAGTAGGCATTGTTGATTTGTTACTCAAGTGTGTAGAGTTGTCATATAGAGCAg AGGCTGCTAGTGTCAGACTTCGAGAGGATATGCATAACGGCCATGGATATCAATTCCTAGTTCAATTTGCACTAACCCTGTCCAACATGACAAAGAATCAGGGCTTTCAATCTGCTCATTCAGATACATTTGATGAGCAAAATATTGCTTCAGATGGATCCCAAAATAGCAGAGAACAAAATTCCAATGAACAAGAACAGTCCTCCGGTCAATATCTTTCGCCCACATTGTCTAGGTTGCTAGATGTCCTTGTTAGTCTAGCTCAAACTGGACCAAATGAGTCTCCACGTGCTTATGTAGGTAAGGGTTCTAAATCTACTCAGAACAAGGGTGGTGGTCATAGCAAAAGTCGTACCTTATCTTCTGATTGGCTCGGTGATGAACCTTGGGAGAaggaaaatgataaaattaaagaCCTTGAAGCAGTCCAGATGTTACAAGATATTCTCCTCAAAGCTAATAGCTGGAAGTTGCAGGCTGAAGTATTAAATAGactttttaaactattttcaGGCCACATAGAGAACTATAGCTTGTGTCAGCAATTACGAACTGTTCCACTTTTAATCCTAAATATGGCCGGTTTTCCTTCTCATTTGCAAGAGATAATCTTGAAAATTCTAGAGTATGCTGTGACTGTAGTAAATTGTGTTCCTGAACAAGAGCTACTTTCACTTTGCTGTTTGTTGCAGCAACCAATAACCTCAGCGTTGAAGCAGACaattctttctttctttgtaaAACTCTTGTCCTTTGACCAACAGTACAAGAAAGTTTTGCGAGAAGTTGGTGTTTTGGAAGTTATGCTAGATGATCTGAAGCAACACAGGATTTTGGCTCCTGATCAACAGACTGTTAACGCAGAGCAGTTGGAGAGGAAAAATAGCTCAAACAATTTCAAGAAACATATGGACAATAAGGATGTTATCATTACTTCACCCAAGCTTATGGAATCTGGTTCTGGCAAGTTTCCTATTTTTGATGTAGAAGGTACAATTGCTATTGCCTGGGACTGCATGGTGTCTTTATTGAAGAAAGCAGAGGCTAATCAAGCTTCATTCCGCTCAGCTAGTGGTGTGAATGTGATATTACCTTTTCTGGTGTCTGATGTACATCGATCAGGGGTCCTTAGGATATTGTCATGTCTTATAATTGAAGATACATCTCAG GCTCATCCTGATGAATTAGGTGTGTtgattgaaattttgaaaagtgGAATGGTTACCGGTGCTTCAGGATCACAATACCGACTTTCCCTTGATGCAAAGTGTGACACTATGGGAGCACTATGGCGGATCCTGGGAGTTAATAATTCTGCTCAGAAGGTTTTTGGGGAAGCCACTGGTTTTTCCCTTTTACTAACAACACTCCATGGGTTCCAAAGCGACGGGGAGGACTCGGATCAATCTTCATTGAATGTTTACATTAAGGTGTTTACGTATTTGTTGCGTGTTGTAACTGCTGGAGTATCCGACAATGCTGTTAATAGAATGAAGTTACACACAATTATATCATCACAAACTTTCTTTGATCTTCTTAGTGAGTCTGGCTTGTTGTGTGTTGAGCATGAAAAACAAGTCATCCAGTTGATGTTGGAACTTGGCCTTGAAATTGTTATTCCGCCTTTCTTAACATCCGAGGGTTTGACAAAATCAAATGCAATTGAGAATGAGTCATCTCATAATCTTTTATCGACTCCATCAGGTCCAGTTAATCCTGACAAAGAGCGGGTTTACAATGCCAGTGCTGTTAGAGTTCTGATTCGTTCATTATTGCTGCTTACGCCGATGGTGCAGTTAAAACTTCTAGACCTGATTGAAAAGTTGGCCCGTGCTGGTCCGTTCAATCAGGAAAGCCTCACATCTATAG GCTGTGTGGAACTTTTGCTGGACACAATCCACCCTTTCCTTTTGGGTTCGTCTTCTTTACTCACTTATGCATTGAAAATTGTGGAAGTCCTTGGTTCTTACAG GCTATCTGCTTCTGAACTCCGTATGCTCATTAGATATGTGCTGCAAATGAGGATGAAAAATTCAGGTCATATAATTGTTGAAATTATCGAAAAGTTAATTCTGATGGAAGACATGACCTCAGAAAATATTTCTATGGCACCATTTGTGGAGATGGATATGAGCAAGATTGGGCATGCAGCCATTCAGGTTTCCTTGGGTGAAAGATCATGGCCCCCAGCTGCTGGTTATTCGTTTGTTTGTTGGTTCCAGTTtcgtaattttttaaaatcacaatCAAAAGACACTGACGTTTCAAAATTTGCCTCTTCCAAGAAGCGCTCTGGTTCAAGTGGGTTGCATGAACGACATATCTTAAGGTTTTTTTCGGTTGGTGCTACAAACAATGATACTGCAACCTATGCAGAACTATATCTCCAGGAGGATGGTGTTTTAACCCTTGCAACCAGCAACTCTTCGTTCTTATCAATTTCTGGTTTAGAACTTGAAGAAGGAAGGTGGCATCACCTTGCAGTCATTCACAGCAAACCAAATGCTCTTGCTGGGCTGTTCCAAGCTAGTTTTGCGTATGTTTATCTTAATGGAAAGCTAAGACACACTGGGAAATTAGGATATTCACCATGCCCACCTGGTAAACAATTGCAGGTAACTATTGGGACATCAGTTGGAAATGCTAGAGTTAGTGACTTGACATGGAAACTACGCTCTTGCTATCTTTTTGAGGAAGTGCTTACACCAGGATGTATTTGTTTTATGTACATACTTGGTAGAGGATACAGGGGACTCTTCCAGGACACAGATCTTCTTCAATTTGTACCTAATCAGGCCTGTGGTGGTGGTAGTATGGCCATATTAGATTCTTTAGATGCTGATTTGACTTTGGCTGCCAATGGGGGTCAGAGACAGGATTCTACCAGCAAGCAAGGAGATTTAAAAGCAGATGGGAGTGGAATTGTTTGGGATTTGGAGAGACTTGGAAACCTTTCTTTACAGCTTTCTGGAAAGAAACTTATTTTTGCATTTGATGGAACTACCACGGAATTCATTCGATCATCGGGTAGCTTTTCAATGCTGAATCTGGTAGATCCTATGTCTGCTGCGGCCTCTCCAATTGGAG GTATTCCACGCCTTGGACGTCTCTGTGGAGATATTTATATTTGCAAGCAAGGTGTGATTGGAGAGACAATCCGCCCTATTGGTGGGATGGAACTTGTTCTTGCTCTTGTTGAAGCAGCAGAAACAAGGGATATGCTACATATGGCCCTAACTCTCCTTGCATGTGCACTTCATCAAAATACTCAGAATCTTAAGGACATGCAAACTTATAGGGGCTACCATCTGCTTACCCTTTTTCTGCGTCGTAGAATGTCATTATTTGACATGCAATCTCTTGAGATCTTCTTTCAGATTGCTGCATGTGAAGCTTCTTTTTCTGAACCAAAAAAGTTGGAGACTATTCAGACTATTCTGTCTCCTGCTTCATCTCTGCTGGAAACTGGTCTCGAGGATAATTTTTTGTCGAAGTTTTCGGATGAGAATTCTTCAGTTGGATCTCCAGGGGACATGGATGATTTTTCTGCACAAAAGGATTCATTTAGTCACATTTCAGAGCTGGAAAATACTGATGTTGCTGCTGAAACTTCAAATTGCATTGTCTTGTCAAATGCAGACATGGTTGAACATGTTTTATTGGATTGGACGTTGTGGGTAACTGCCTCAGTTTCAATCCAAATTGCATTACTTGGATTTCTTGAAAATTTAGTGTCCATGCATTGGTACAGAAATCACAATCTTACAATTTTGCGGCGAATTAACCTTGTTCAACATTTACTAGTGACGTTGCAAAGGGGTGATGTTGAGGTTCCCGTCCTTGAAAAATTGGTTGTACTGCTTGGGGTCATTTTGGAGGATGGTTTTCTATCTTCTGAGCTTGAAAATGTGGTTAGATTTGTGATTATGACGTTTGATCCCCCCGGGTTGGTTCCACAGCGTCCAATTATGAGAGAATCAATGGGTAAACATGTAATTGTCAGAAATATGTTGCTAGAGATGTTTATTGATCTACAGGTCACTATTAGATCAGAAGAGTTGCTTGAGCTGTGGCATAAAGTTGTTTCATCAAAGTTAATTACGTATTTTCTTGATGAAGCTGTTCATCCCACAAGTATGAGATGGGTCATGACTCTACTTGGTGTGTGTCTTACTTCCTCTCCAACGTTTGCAATTAAATTTCGCACAGGTGGAGGTTATCAAGGTTTAGTTCGGGTGCTACCCAGTTTCTATGATTCCCCAGACATCTACTATATTCTATTTTGTTTGATATTTGGCAAACCAGTTTACCCAAGGTTACCAGAGGTCCGAATGCTGGACTTTCATGCCCTTATGCCAAATGATGGAAGTTTTACAGAACTGAAGTTTGTAGAGTTGTTGGATTCTGTAATTGCCATGGCAAAAACAACTTTTGATAGAGTAAGCATGCAAGCAATGCGTGCCCACCAAACTGGTAATCTTTCCCAGGTTGGTGCAAGCCTTGTGGCTGAACTTGTAGAGGGAAATTCAGACATGGCTGGTGAGCTTCAGGGGGAAGCTCTGATGCACAAGACATATGCTGCTCGCCTTATGGGTGGAGAGGCATCAGCCCCTGCTGCTGCAACTGCCGTTCTAAGATTTATGGTTGATCTGGCTAAAATGTGTCCCCCTTTTACTGCTGTTTGTAGACGTGCAGAATTTCTTGAAAGCTGCATAGATCTATATTTTTCTTGTGTGAG GGCTGCACATGCTGTTAAAATGGCCAAAGAACTTTCGGCAGTGACAGAAGAGAAAACCTTAAATGATTGTGATGATACATGCAGTTCCCAAAATACATTTTCTAGCTTGCCTCTGGATCAGGACCAGTCTATCAAAACCTCCATCAGTGTTGGAAGTTTTCCTCAAGGACAGGTAAGTTCAAGTTCTGATGATATGATTGCACCACCAAACTCTATGGCTGGTGAGAGATCACAGAATAATATCCCTGTCTCCGAGCTGGAGTCAAATAAATCTGTCCGTGAAGACATACAAACTGTTCAGAGCTTGGATGGTGATAATGCTGATCTAGCCTCTGTTGCTTCCAGTGCCCACGAATTCAGCTTTCACAGCATCAAAGGCAATTTGGACATTCTCCAACCAACAGATTCCCAGAGTTCAGCCTCTTTTGTTGCGCTGGATTCTCCCGTATTTTCGGAAAAGTCCAGTTCAAGAATTCCCCATACCCCTTCTTCGGCACCAGTTGTTGCATTGACATCTTGGCTGGGAAGTGCAAGCCATAATGAAGCTAAGTCTCCCTTGACTGCCACTCCTTCTTTTGACTCTTCCATGTCTGCTACAGAGTTTGATTTATCTTCAAATCAAAAGTCTAGTTCTCAAGGGCCATCTTCTGCGAATGCTCACTTTACTGTTACGTCGAAGTTGCTTTTGGACACAGATGATTCTGGATATGGTGGTGGTCCATGTTCTGCTGGAGCTACTGCTGTGTTAGATTTCATTGCAGAAGTCCTTTCTGATTTTGTGACCGAACAGATCAAAGCATCACAGCTCATAGAGAACATCTTGGAAAGTGTTCATCTGCATGTTGATGGTGAGTCTGTGTTAGTTTTCCAAGGTCTATGCCTTAGTAGGTTTATAAACTTCCTTGAAAGACGACTGCTACgtgatgatgaagaagatgagGAAAAATTGGATAAGATTCGCTGGTCCACAAATTTGGATGCTTTGTGCGGGATGATTGTGGATCGGGTATACATGGGTGCTTTTCCTCAGCCTTCAGGGGTACTGAAAACTCTTGAGTTCTTATTATCAATGCTGCAATTGGCAAACAAAGATGGTAGAATTGAAGAAGCTGCTCCTATTGAAAAAAGGCTTTTATCAATATCAAGAGGAAGTAAGCAATTAGAGGCTTATGTCCATTCAATTCTTAGAAACACTAATCGAATGATATTATATTGCTTTCTCCCATCATTCTTAGTCAATATAGGGGAAGATGATCTTCTTCTACGGTTGGGTTTGCTTAATGAACCAAAAAAGAGATTGTCCTCTACTTCCTCTCAAGATGAAACGGGAATTGACATTGGTACAGTCTTACAGTTGTTGGTTGCTCATAAAAGAATTATATTCTGTCCCAGCAACAATGATACAGATATTAATCGCTGTCTATGTGTGAATCTGATATCTCTTCTTCATGATAGAAGACAAAATGTACTCAATATTTCCATTGATGTGTTCAAGTATCTTCTGGTACATAGGAGAGCTGCATTAGAAGACTTTCTTGTTTATAGGTCTAATCAAGGGCAGCAGCTTGATGTGCTCCATGGTGGTTTTGATAAATTATTGACTAGAAGTTTATCTGAGTTTTTTGAGTGGTATCAAAATGTTGAACAGGTTGTGAATAAGGTATTGGAGCAGTGTGCTGGAATGATGTGGGCGCAGCATATTGCAGGATCAGCAAAGATTCCAGGAGCGAAAATCAAAGGCATGGAAGGTCGTCGTAAGAAAGAAATGGCAAGGAAGTCTCGAGAAGCTGCAAAATTGGATTTAAGGCACTGGGAGCAGGTAAATGAGCAAAGATATGCACTGGATTTAGTTCGTGATGCAATGTCCACAGAGTTGAGAGTTGTTAGGCAAGATAAGTATGGATGGATTCTGCATGCAGAGAGCGAGTGGCAATGCCATCTACAACAACTTGTGCATGAACGTGGGATTTTCCCACTAAGTAAATCCTTTTTCACAGAAGAGCCAGAATGCCAGCTTTGTCCCATTGAAGGTCCTTATCGAATGCGGAAAAAACTTGAATGCTGCAAACTTAAAATTGATACCATACAGAATATTCTCGATGGACAGTTTGAATTAGAGAAAGCTGAATTTTCTAAAGgaaaaattgaaaatggtcaTGATGCATCAGACTCAAAACCTTATTTTCAACTTTTGACTGATGATAGCAAACATAATGGTTCTGAATGTGAGCAGTTTGATGAACCTTTCTTTGATAAGTTGGATAGTGTGAAAGATTCTGTTTATGATAAGAATGAGTGGAATGATGACAAGGCAAGCAGCATAAATGAAGCAAGCCTCCATTCTGCACTTGAGCATGGTGCTAAATCTAGTGCAATATCTATCCCAATAGAAGGAAGATCTGATATGGGTTCTCCAAGGCAATCCTCTTTAATGAGAATTGATGATGTTAAGATTGCTGATGATAAATCTGATAAAGAACTGCATGACAATGGTGAATACTTAATCAGACCTTTTCTGGAACCATTTGAGAAAATCCGATTTAAATACAACTGTGAACGGGTTATGGGTCTTGACAAACATGATGGCATATTCCTGATAGGTGAATTCTGTTTGTATGTGATTGAAAACTTCTATATTGATGATTCTGGTTGCTTTTGTGagaaggaatatgaagatgagCTCTCAGTTATTGATCAGGCTTTGGGTGTCAAGAAAGATTTTTCTGGCAGTGTGGATTTTCAATCCAAATCAACTTTGTCATGGAACACACCAGTTAAATCATTGGTTGGGGGAAGAGCATGGGCGTATAGTGGTGGTGCATGGGGTAAGGAGAAAGTACATACCAGTGGAAACTTACCTCATCCTTGGCGCATGTGGAAGTTTGACAGTGTTCATGAGATTTTGAAACGTGATTACCAGCTTCGTCCTGTTGCTATTGAAATATTTAGCATGGATGGATGTAATGATCTCTTGGTTTTCCacaaaaaagagagagaagaagTTTTTAAAAATCTAGTTGCCTTAAATCTTCCTCGGAATAGCAT GTTGGACACAACTATTTCAGGATCATCAAAACAAGAAAGCAACGAGGGTGGCCGTCTTTTCAAGATAATGGCAAAATCATTTTCTAAAAGGTGGCAAAGTGGTGAAATAAGTAATTTCCAGTACCTCATGCATCTAAACACCTTGGCAGGACGTGGATATAGTGATCTCACCCAATATCCAGTTTTTCCATGGGTACTTGCAGATTATGAGAGTGAAAATCTTGATTTGTCCAATCCAAAAACGTTTCGCAGGCTTGATAAACCAATGGGTTGCCAGACACCTGAAGGTGAAGATGAGTTTAGAAAAAG ATATGAGAGCTGGGATGATCCGGAGGTCCCGAAGTTTCACTATGGATCTCATTATTCTAGTGCTGGAATTGTCCTATTCTATCTTCTTCGCTTGCCACCATTTAGTACAGAGAATCAAAAACTTCAGGGTGGTCAGTTTGACCATGCTGATCGCCTTTTCAATAGCATAAGGGATACTTGGCTAAGTGCTGCTGGGAAGGGAAACACATCTGATGTGAAGGAATTGATTCCAGAATTTTTCTACATGCCCGAGTTCTTGGAAAATCGGTTTGATCTTGACTTGGGAGAGAAACAGTCTGGCGAGAAG GTTGGCGATGTTATCCTACCTCCATGGGCCAAAGGAAGCACTCGAGAGTTCATCAGTAAGCATAGGGAAGCTCTTGAATCAGATTATGTCTCAGAAAATTTGCATCACTGGATGGACCTCATTTTTGGATATAAGCAAAGAGGGAAG GCCGCTGAGGAATCAGTTAATGTATTCTATCATTATACATATGAAGGAAGTGTAGACATAGACTCTGTTACAGATCCCGCTATGAAAGCATCCATTTTAGCCCAAATTAATCATTTTGGGCAGACACCTAAACAATTGTTCCTCAAGCCCCATGTGAAAAGACGAACTGACAGAAAACTTCCTCCCCATCCCCTTAAACATTCCAGTCATCTTGCTGCACATGAGATTCGCAAAAGCTCTTCACCTATCACACAAATTGTCACTCTTCATGATAAAATTCTCATGGCTGGAACTAACAATCTGCTTAAACCAAGAACATATACCAAATATGTTGCTTGGGGTTTTCCTGATCGTAGTTTGAGATTTATGAGCTATGAACAAGATAAACTTCTTTCAACACATGAAAATTTACATGGAGGTAATCAAATTCACTGTGTTAGTGCTAGTCATGATGGTCAAATTCTGGTTACTGGT